The following nucleotide sequence is from Nocardioides daedukensis.
AGCCGGGCGGAACGGATCTCGCGGTCGCCGGAGTTCTTGATCACCAGGGCGAGCTGGTCGCCGTACCCGCCCCAGGTGACGATCTCCGGTTCGACCGGCAGCGCTGCACCGGGTCGGGCCGGGGGCGTCGGAAGTGCGCTGGGCACCTCCGTGCCACGGTCCGCCTTCCCGCCGGGCATGTCGCCTCCCAGCATGGGGCGCTGGATCGCCAGCACGCAGATCATGAGTGCGCCGAGGCCGAGCCACAGCCACAGCCACAGCCTGCCGACCGGCCGCCCATCCCGTGGCCTGTCGCCGATCATCGGCTGCTCACCGGTCGTGCCGCCGTAGTGATGCGTCGGTGCAGGTCGTCGTAGGCATCGAGCATGGTTGTCGGACCGAAGCGGGCGTTGACCAGTGCGCGTCCACGGAGCCCGATGCCTGAGCGCAGTGCACGATCCCCGATTAGCTCGTCGAGAGCCCGGACCAGGGACTCCACGGAACCAGGTTCGACCAGCCGGACCGCCTCGCCCAAGGTCTCCACGACGCCGCCGACGCGGGTGACCACCACCGGCAGGCCGAGGCCCATCGCCTCGAGCATGCTGATCGGCATTCCCTCCCAGTCGGTGGAGAGCACGGAAAGGTCCGCGGCCGCCAGCAGCCGGTCGACATCGGTGCGCTCGCCGAGGAACAGGACTCGGTCGGTGATGCCCAGCTCTGCGGCGAGGGCTTCGAGCCCGGGTCGGTTGGGGCCGTCGCCCGCGAGCAGGAGCAGCGGCTCCCCGGCCACTCGGGCCCACGCTCGCAGGAGGATGTCGTGTCGCTTCTGAGGCACCAGCCTGGCCAGACACACCGCGACCGGACGCTCAGGTGCCAACCCCAGCTCGTCCCTGGCTGTGGCTCGGTCGTGGACCGGCGGCGGAACAACGGCGTTCTCGATCGTCGAGATCCGTTCCGCCGGGAAACCCTGTCCGGCCAGTTGGCCGGCCACGTGCGGCGAGACTGCCACCACGTGGTCGGCGGTGTGCCGCAGGATCCGGGCGGCTGCGGGAAGCTGCTCCGGGGGTACGCCGTGCAGCGTGGTCACCACGGGAACTCGTCGGCCCACCCCGATCCGGGCGACCAGGGTCGCCTTCACGTTGTGGCAGGTGACCAGGTCCGGACCGAGGCGGCCGGCCGCACCACGCAACCTGCGCACCGCCCCGGTCAGTTCGCGGGGACTTCGTCCGGTCATGGGTACGTCGACCAGCTCGACGCCGTGCGCTGCTGCACCGTCGGCCCGGAAGCCGCCGCTGCTGGCGAGCTGCACCCGGTGCCCTCGTTCGACCATGTCGCGGGCCAGGGTCGCCGCCACCACCTCTGCTCCTCCGGTACCCATGGTGGGAATCACCGACAGCACCTTCATGGCGCCACCTCCTCGTAGACCGACATCAAGTTCTGTGTGCAGCGGGTCAGGCTGAATTGCCCAGCCGCCCGCAGCCGTGCGCTCTCCCCCATCGCCCGGCGCATCGCCGGGTCGTCGTGCAGCGTGCGGAGTGCAGCGGCAAGGGCGCCGTCGTCACCGGTGGGGACGAGCAGCCCGTCGATGCCGTCGCGGACGACCTCCGGGATCCCCCCGGCACGCGAGGCCACCACCGGCAGGCCGCAGCTCATCGCCTGGAGGATCGCCATAGGGCAGGCCTCCGCGGCCGAAGGCAGCGCCAGCAGGTCCGCACCACGCAGGCGTCCGGCGGGGTCGGGGTCGAAGCCGACCAACTCGACCCGGTCATCGGACCCGGCGGCTGCCATCGTCTCCTCGACCCGACCGCGCTCCGGGCCGTCCCCGATCAGCAACAGACGGACCCCGGGCACACTCGCCGCGGCCCGCACGAGGGCTGGCACCCGCTTGACGGGAGCCATCACTCCCAGCCAGGCCACCGTGGTCGTCCGCTGGTCCGCGGGCGGCCGGGGGTACGACGTACCCTCGGCGCCCCAGGCTTCGTCGATGCCGTTGTGCACCGTGACCACCCGTTCGGGAGCGACCCCGACGTGGTCACGTGCGTAGCGGGAGATCGCCTCGCACGGAGTGACGACCCGGGAGCGAGGGATTCGCGAGAGCCAGCGTTCGGCGGTGAAGTTGGTGCTCCGCAGGGTGCGACTGGCGGCAACCAGGCGCAGGTTCCCCGGCACCAGGTCGGCCAGCGGATCAGGAACGCCGTGCAGGGTGTAGACCGTTCCGATCTCGTGTCGGAGGGCCAGCAGCCGACCGACCAGACCGGCACGGCGGTCCTGGCAGTGCAGGACGTCGGGACGGATCGAACTGATCGTGCGGGACACCGCCCGGGCTCCGGCAACGTCGAACTTGTCGCGAATCGCGGCCACGTGGACCCGCACCGTGGTGCCGGCCAAGGCCGACTCCAGGTCCGGGTCGGGCGTGACCAGGTGACTCTCATGGCCCAACCGGGCCAACTCGCGCGCGACGTCGACGGCGTGGTCGACAGGCCCTCCGCGTTCCTGGGTGACGAACTGGACTACGCGCATCGTGGACCTCCTGTCCGGCCACCCGGGTCCAGAGCCGCACCGAGCGCGGCCAACATCCAGATCGGGAGGTAGTACTGCTCACTGAGGAACGTCGCGGCACCCACCGTGCCGAACAGGGAGACACAGGTCGCGGCGGCGAGGAGCCGGTGCTGATCAGGCCCGGACCGGACGGCCCGGACCGCACCGCCACCACCCGCCGCAAGGAGCGCGAGGAAGGCGGCCAGCCCCAGCAGGCCCAGCTCGGCCGACACGTCGAGGAACATCTGGTGGACCACGTCATAGTGGGTGGGGTTGCTGCTGTCATTGGCCTGATAGGCAACGAAGTTGGTGCGGAAGCCCCCCGGCCCGGTGCCCAGCACCGGATGGTCGGCCGTCATCTCGGCGGCCATGCTCCAGGTGGCGAACCGGGAGGCGACGTTGGCATCGGCAACGTGCTGCTTCTCGTCCAGGCTTCGCTGCACCGTGGCCCCGACCGCCAGGAACCCGATGCCGACCAGGAGTGCCAGCACCCCGAGCGCGGCGACCAGATGACGAGGTCGCACCAGGCGCATGACCAGCGCCACCGGCACCATCCCGATCACTCCGAGGATCGCGCCGCGCGAGAACGTGGCAAGGATGGCGACCATGATGATGGCCGCCGCGACGGCAAAGACTGGCCGCCACCGCAGCGAGTCCCGCCACAGCAGGATCGCGAACGGCAGCGCGCAGGCCAGGTAGAACGCGAAGTCGTTTGCGTCCTCCATCGGGCCCGCTGCCCGTCCCCCGCCGGACTGGGCGAACGCGATGATCCCAACGACTGCTGCCGCGGTGCAGGAGATCACGAACGCAGTCACGACCCGGCGGGGCGGCAGTGAGTTGCGCATGGTGTCGACCAGCACCACCAGGACCGCCATGTAGGACAGGTAGCGCGAGGCAACTTCCATCCCCGCGGAGCCGTTCGGGTTCCAGGTCAGGGAGGCGAGCAGGACCACGAACAGGAAGCCCGTGGCCACGACCACGGGATGACGCACGGCCACCGGCCGCTGGTCCAACGCCAGCCGGACCAGCCAGGCACCGAAGAGCACCGCCCCGATGAGTTTCACCGAGGGACTGGCCAGTGCGGACAGGTAGTCGCCGAAGGGCTCGACGGCCACATAGGCGAGCACCGCCCATTCGACCCGGAGCACCATGGCGGCAAGCACACAGAGCCCGACCACCACGACGGTGACCTCCAGTGGATGCCACACCGCCGCGAGCCCGCCGGCAACGATCGCAAGCATGAGCAGGGCTGCGGCACTTCCTCGCGTTGCGAACCGGCCGACCAGCGTCGACCGGTTCGCGCGACTCCGCCGTGCCAGCGTCGGGGGAACGGCGGCACGGGAAGCAGTGGGGGGCGTTGTGGTCACGGGACCATCACCACCGGGGCGGCTTGCGGCTGCGCGACCGTTCGCGCAGGCGCATCCAAGTGAAGCCACCGTCGAGCTGGCGGCGGACGTCCTCGGGGCGGTCGAAGGCAAACGCGCGACGCAGCGCCAGCGGATCGTGTCCGACGGGGTTGCGGCCGCGGTCGACGGTGATCGCGACCTCATAGCCAGCGGCCTCGACCTGGTCGCGGATCGACGGGGTCCACCCACCCATGGGGTAGG
It contains:
- a CDS encoding glycosyltransferase, which encodes MKVLSVIPTMGTGGAEVVAATLARDMVERGHRVQLASSGGFRADGAAAHGVELVDVPMTGRSPRELTGAVRRLRGAAGRLGPDLVTCHNVKATLVARIGVGRRVPVVTTLHGVPPEQLPAAARILRHTADHVVAVSPHVAGQLAGQGFPAERISTIENAVVPPPVHDRATARDELGLAPERPVAVCLARLVPQKRHDILLRAWARVAGEPLLLLAGDGPNRPGLEALAAELGITDRVLFLGERTDVDRLLAAADLSVLSTDWEGMPISMLEAMGLGLPVVVTRVGGVVETLGEAVRLVEPGSVESLVRALDELIGDRALRSGIGLRGRALVNARFGPTTMLDAYDDLHRRITTAARPVSSR
- a CDS encoding glycosyltransferase family 4 protein, whose amino-acid sequence is MRVVQFVTQERGGPVDHAVDVARELARLGHESHLVTPDPDLESALAGTTVRVHVAAIRDKFDVAGARAVSRTISSIRPDVLHCQDRRAGLVGRLLALRHEIGTVYTLHGVPDPLADLVPGNLRLVAASRTLRSTNFTAERWLSRIPRSRVVTPCEAISRYARDHVGVAPERVVTVHNGIDEAWGAEGTSYPRPPADQRTTTVAWLGVMAPVKRVPALVRAAASVPGVRLLLIGDGPERGRVEETMAAAGSDDRVELVGFDPDPAGRLRGADLLALPSAAEACPMAILQAMSCGLPVVASRAGGIPEVVRDGIDGLLVPTGDDGALAAALRTLHDDPAMRRAMGESARLRAAGQFSLTRCTQNLMSVYEEVAP
- a CDS encoding O-antigen ligase family protein; translated protein: MTTTPPTASRAAVPPTLARRSRANRSTLVGRFATRGSAAALLMLAIVAGGLAAVWHPLEVTVVVVGLCVLAAMVLRVEWAVLAYVAVEPFGDYLSALASPSVKLIGAVLFGAWLVRLALDQRPVAVRHPVVVATGFLFVVLLASLTWNPNGSAGMEVASRYLSYMAVLVVLVDTMRNSLPPRRVVTAFVISCTAAAVVGIIAFAQSGGGRAAGPMEDANDFAFYLACALPFAILLWRDSLRWRPVFAVAAAIIMVAILATFSRGAILGVIGMVPVALVMRLVRPRHLVAALGVLALLVGIGFLAVGATVQRSLDEKQHVADANVASRFATWSMAAEMTADHPVLGTGPGGFRTNFVAYQANDSSNPTHYDVVHQMFLDVSAELGLLGLAAFLALLAAGGGGAVRAVRSGPDQHRLLAAATCVSLFGTVGAATFLSEQYYLPIWMLAALGAALDPGGRTGGPRCA